Proteins from one Bombyx mori chromosome 1, ASM3026992v2 genomic window:
- the LOC101741679 gene encoding epidermal growth factor receptor isoform X3: MWNLFVFVVVAAALVRAEIQERVCIGTNGRMSVPSNRDTHYRNLRDRFTNCTYVDGNLELTWLENESMDLSFLKYIREVTGYVLISHVKVHKIVLPQLQIIRGRTLFKLNVREEEFALLVTMSTAFTLELPALRDVLQGSVGIYSNFNLCHVKTINWDEIISGPNASYVYVYNFATRERECPRCHPACKMGCWGEGIENCQKFSKTICSPQCAQGRCFGPNPRDCCNTFCAGGCTGPLPTQCLACRNFYDEGTCSQECPSMQIYNPTTYSWEPNPNGKYAYGATCVRNCPEHLLKDNGACVRSCPPNKTAVNGECIPCVGTCPKTCRAEKPIHSGNIDSFKDCTIIDGSIEILEMTFTGFQQVNQDYSFGERYPKMEPDALEVFSTVREVTGYLNVQAHHPNFTSLSYFRNLEVIGGRQVVENLFASLYIVKTSLKSLGLKSLKKVNSGAIAIMENRNLCYADKIAWNKLVKSKDHKQIIQKNGDPRQCEKNNLVCDPQCSADGCWGPGPDQCLSCQNYNFGEICIDNCSVHPGLYKADHKSCKQCHSECLDGCTGASRANCTSCKHVRDGPYCVAQCPESRYASENGTCHPCHPNCNNGCTGPANTVGEGGCNSCNKAIISVEATVESCLKEDEPCPDGYYNEWVGNVKPLEGKVKIACRKCHPLCIKCVGFGIHEQVCQVCNGFKRGDQCEDECPSDHFTDEIGRNCTPCHSECKGCTGPGPTDCIKCKNLKIFLGGSDASDENAPFNCTDTCPDNIPNKIYFDEQLQDPIEEPYCSEHANDIPTATARTSTVLVIILVIASLFLAVLAIIGYNFRQKAKAKKEAVKMTMVLTGCEDNEPLRPTNVKPNLAKLRIVKEAELRRGGMLGFGAFGKVYKGVWVPEGENVKIPVAIKVLKETTGANTSKEFLEEAYIMASVEHPNLLQLLAVCMTNQMMLITQLMPLGCLVDYVRTHKEKIGSKAFLNWCTQIARGMAYLEEKRLVHRDLAARNVLVQTPNSVKITDFGLAKLLDINEDEYKAAGGKMPIKWLALECIQHRIFTHKSDVWAFGVTIWEILSYGARPYENISARNVPELIENGLKLPQPSICTLDIYCVMVSCWMLDADSRPTFKQLADTFAEMARDPGRYLVIPGDKFMRLPSYSTQVDEKEMIRNLSSAMEGPESLVDADEYLQPKFKSMTGTVTTNSALSAGMETQTSSLKPCTSSSWPNNAGQDGVPDPSTKPENWDHEMLRYNNQLNPDGSEVRHYYNNGVCASDTSSSRYCSDPMKTRTEVSLEDNFDGMSKAKEAQVGNLKLNLPLDEDDYLMPSPQHTQNASTYMDLISEGCEGQDVNDIRFGEFVSSKRCIDNPEYLMSEESVPPQTLGIPTEPVPLESLSASEESADTTPRPGTSNYMPQRSVEEESMSDHEYYNDLQRELQPLRRNETTV; this comes from the exons tATGCATCGGAACGAACGGTCGAATGTCAGTCCCGTCGAATCGCGACACCCACTACCGGAATCTTCGCGATCGCTTCACCAACTGTACCTACGTAGACGGGAACCTCGAGCTGACATGGCTGGAGAACGAGTCAATGGATTTGTCGTTCCTGAAGTACATACGAGAGGTGACAGGTTACGTCCTAATATCGCatgtgaaagttcacaaaatcGTCCTGCCCCAGCTGCAAATAATTCGTGGGCGGACTCTTTTCAAATTGAACGTGAGAGAAGAAGAATTCGCACTCTTGGTTACTATGTCCACGGCTTTCACCCTGGAGTTACCGGCTCTACGAGATGTACTCCAAGGAAGCGTGGGTATATATAGTAACTTTAATCTTTGCCACGTCAAAACtattaattgggacgaaataaTATCAGGACCTAACGCAAGTTACGTTTACGTTTATAATTTTGCCACTCGGGAAAGGGAATGCCCGCGTTGTCACCCAGCCTGCAAGATGGGCTGCTGGGGAGAAGGTATTGAAAATTGCCAGAAATTCTCTAAAACAATTTGCAGTCCACAGTGTGCGCAGGGACGCTGCTTTGGACCCAATCCGAGAGACTGTTGTAATACGTTCTGTGCAGGTGGATGCACCGGCCCATTGCCCACTCAATGTCTAGCTTGCCGAAACTTTTACGATGAAGGAACATGCTCACAAGAATGCCCTTCAATGCAAATATACAATCCCACCACTTATTCGTGGGAGCCTAACCCCAATGGAAAATATGCATACGGTGCGACATGTGTAAGGAATTGCCCTGAGCATCTCTTAAAAGATAACGGCGCTTGTGTTCGAAGCTGCCCTCCGAATAAAACTGCCGTGAATGGAGAATGTATACCTTGCGTTGGTACTTGTCCCAAGACTTGTCGAGCTGAAAAACCAATTCATTCCGGAAACATTGATTCCTTTAAAGACTGTACTATAATAGATGGTTCTATTGAAATTTTGGAAATGACATTTACTGGATTCCAGCAAGTGAATCAGGACTATTCTTTTGGTGAACGATATCCAAAAATGGAACCAGATGCTTTAGAAGTATTCAGCACTGTTCGCGAAGTCACCGGCTATCTAAATGTTCAAGCACATCATCCGAATTTCACAAGTCTATCTTACTTCCGGAACCTAGAAGTAATAGGAGGACGCCAAGTCGTTGAAAACCTATTTGCATCTCTCTACATAGTCAAAACATCTTTGAAGTCTCTCGGATTAAAATCCTTGAAGAAAGTTAACTCAGGTGCAATAGCCATAATGGAAAACAGAAATCTTTGTTACGCTGACAAAATAGCATGGAATAAACTTGTGAAATCTAAGGACCATAAACAGATCATACAGAAGAACGGCGATCCAAGACAGTGTG aaaaaaacaatttggtATGTGATCCACAATGCTCTGCGGATGGGTGCTGGGGCCCGGGGCCTGATCAGTGCCTCTCCTGTCAAAACTACAATTTCGGCGAAATCTGTATCGATAACTGCAGCGTTCATCCAGG ATTGTACAAGGCTGACCACAAAAGCTGTAAGCAATGTCACTCGGAGTGCCTTGACGGATGCACTGGAGCAAGTCGGGCGAACTGCACCTCCTGTAAGCATGTCCGAGATGGCCCTTACTGTGTTGCCCAGTGTCCTGAATCAAGATATGCCTCAGAAAATGGAACGTGTCACCCATGTCATCCTAATTGCAATAATGGTTGCACGGGTCCTGCGAACACTGTCGGAGAAGGCGGATGTAATTCCTGCAATAAAGCTATAATAAGTGTTGAAGCCACAGTTGAAAGCTGTCTCAAGGAAGACGAACCGTGTCCAGACGGGTATTATAACGAGTGGGTCGGTAACGTTAAACCTTTAGAAGGAAAAGTGAAAATAGCGTGCAGAAAATGCCATCCCCTATGTATTAAATGTGTAGGATTTGGAATCCATGAACAAGTATGTCAAGTATGTAACGGTTTCAAAAGAGGGGATCAATGTGAGGATGAGTGTCCATCAGATCATTTCACTGATGAAATCGGCAGAAATTGTACACCTTGTCACTCAGAATGTAAAGGCTGTACTGGACCTGGTCCCACAGATTGCATCAAATGTAAAAATCTAAAGATATTCTTGGGTGGTTCTGATGCGAGCGACGAAAACGCTCCATTCAACTGCACTGATACATGTCCAGATAATAttcctaataaaatatattttgatgaaCAATTACAAGACCCAATCGAAGAGCCGTATTGTTCTGAACACGCCAATGATATCCCAACCGCAACTGCAAGAACATCAACAGTTTTAGTTATAATTCTGGTCATAGCTTCCTTGTTCTTGGCGGTTCTTGCCATAATTGGATATAATTTCCGTCAAAAAGCAAAAGCAAAGAAAGAAGCTGTCAAAATGACGATGGTGTTGACAGGGTGTGAAGACAACGAACCACTGCGTCCAACTAACGTCAAACCAAATCTTGCCAAATTAAGAATAGTAAAGGAAGCTGAGCTTCGCAGGGGTGGTATGTTAGGATTTGGTGCTTTTGGAAAAGTATACAAGGGCGTATGGGTTCCTGAGGGAGAAAACGTTAAAATACCTGTCGCTATAAAAGTGCTAAAAGAGACAACAGGTGCGAACACTAGTAAAGAATTTTTAGAAGAAGCTTACATAATGGCTAGCGTCGAACATCCAAACCTATTACAACTTCTAGCTGTATGCATGACCAATCAAATGATGCTCATCACTCAGTTAATGCCGTTGGGGTGCTTAGTTGACTATGTGAGAACACATAAAGAGAAAATAGGATCGAAAGCATTCCTTAACTGGTGCACACAAATAGCTAGAGGAATGGCATACTTAGAAGAAAAAAGATTAGTGCACAGGGATTTGGCAGCCCGTAATGTTTTAGTACAAACTCCCAACTCAGTTAAAATAACTGATTTTGGACTAGCCAAGCTATTAGATATAAATGAAGACGAGTACAAAGCAGCTGGAGGTAAAATGCCAATAAAATGGTTGGCACTAGAATGTATACAACATAGAATTTTCACCCACAAAAGTGATGTTTGGGCTTTTGGTGTTACAATTTGGGAGATTCTCAGTTATGGCGCCCGACCTTACGAGAATATCTCAGCACGAAATGTACCCGAACTAATTGAAAATGGATTGAAATTACCGCAACCGAGTATTTGCACGTTGGACATTTATTGTGTTATGGTATCATGTTGGATGTTAGATGCGGATAGCAGACCGACCTTCAAACAACTAGCTGATACATTCGCTGAAATGGCGAGAGACCCTGGTAGATATCTTGTTATTCCTGGAGACAAGTTTATGCGCCTTCCATCCTACTCGACACAGGTA GATGAAAAGGAAATGATAAGAAATTTGTCATCGGCTATGGAAGGTCCAGAATCACTAGTTGATGCCGACGAATATCTACAACCTAAATTCAAAAGTATGACAGGTACAGTGACGACCAACTCCGCTCTCAGTGCGGGCATGGAAACCCAAACCAGCTCACTGAAACCCTGTACATCTTCTTCGTGGCCTAATAATGCTGGTCAAGACGGGGTCCCCGACCCATCTACTAAGCCTGAAAATTGGGATCACGAAATGTTGCGATACAACAATCAACTGAATCCCGATGGCTCAGAAGTACGTCATTACTATAATAACGGCGTATGCGCGTCTGACACTTCGAGTTCGAGATATTGCAGCGATCCTATGAAAACGAGAACCGAAGTATCTTTGGAAGATAACTTCGACGGCATGTCCAAGGCAAAAGAAGCTCAAGTCGGTAATTTAAAACTGAACTTACCGTTGGACGAAGATGACTACTTGATGCCTTCCCCACAACATACTCAGAACGCTTCGACGTATATGGATCTGATCAGCGAAGGCTGCGAAGGACAAGACGTTAACGACATCCGTTTCGGGGAATTCGTGAGTTCTAAACGTTGCATCGACAACCCTGAATACTTAATGTCAGAAGAAAGCGTACCGCCTCAGACGTTGGGTATCCCGACCGAACCAGTTCCACTGGAGTCACTGTCCGCGAGCGAAGAAAGCGCCGATACCACACCTCGTCCAGGTACTAGCAATTATATGCCGCAGCGTTCTGTAGAGGAGGAGTCCATGTCAGACCACGAGTACTACAATGATCTGCAACGAGAGCTCCAACCTCTACGACGGAATGAAACGACCGTCTGA
- the LOC101741679 gene encoding epidermal growth factor receptor isoform X1 has translation MVAARALLWCLCLAAFGTVDAAKHRNHHPVNSRHKHSEFVKGKICIGTNGRMSVPSNRDTHYRNLRDRFTNCTYVDGNLELTWLENESMDLSFLKYIREVTGYVLISHVKVHKIVLPQLQIIRGRTLFKLNVREEEFALLVTMSTAFTLELPALRDVLQGSVGIYSNFNLCHVKTINWDEIISGPNASYVYVYNFATRERECPRCHPACKMGCWGEGIENCQKFSKTICSPQCAQGRCFGPNPRDCCNTFCAGGCTGPLPTQCLACRNFYDEGTCSQECPSMQIYNPTTYSWEPNPNGKYAYGATCVRNCPEHLLKDNGACVRSCPPNKTAVNGECIPCVGTCPKTCRAEKPIHSGNIDSFKDCTIIDGSIEILEMTFTGFQQVNQDYSFGERYPKMEPDALEVFSTVREVTGYLNVQAHHPNFTSLSYFRNLEVIGGRQVVENLFASLYIVKTSLKSLGLKSLKKVNSGAIAIMENRNLCYADKIAWNKLVKSKDHKQIIQKNGDPRQCEKNNLVCDPQCSADGCWGPGPDQCLSCQNYNFGEICIDNCSVHPGLYKADHKSCKQCHSECLDGCTGASRANCTSCKHVRDGPYCVAQCPESRYASENGTCHPCHPNCNNGCTGPANTVGEGGCNSCNKAIISVEATVESCLKEDEPCPDGYYNEWVGNVKPLEGKVKIACRKCHPLCIKCVGFGIHEQVCQVCNGFKRGDQCEDECPSDHFTDEIGRNCTPCHSECKGCTGPGPTDCIKCKNLKIFLGGSDASDENAPFNCTDTCPDNIPNKIYFDEQLQDPIEEPYCSEHANDIPTATARTSTVLVIILVIASLFLAVLAIIGYNFRQKAKAKKEAVKMTMVLTGCEDNEPLRPTNVKPNLAKLRIVKEAELRRGGMLGFGAFGKVYKGVWVPEGENVKIPVAIKVLKETTGANTSKEFLEEAYIMASVEHPNLLQLLAVCMTNQMMLITQLMPLGCLVDYVRTHKEKIGSKAFLNWCTQIARGMAYLEEKRLVHRDLAARNVLVQTPNSVKITDFGLAKLLDINEDEYKAAGGKMPIKWLALECIQHRIFTHKSDVWAFGVTIWEILSYGARPYENISARNVPELIENGLKLPQPSICTLDIYCVMVSCWMLDADSRPTFKQLADTFAEMARDPGRYLVIPGDKFMRLPSYSTQVDEKEMIRNLSSAMEGPESLVDADEYLQPKFKSMTGTVTTNSALSAGMETQTSSLKPCTSSSWPNNAGQDGVPDPSTKPENWDHEMLRYNNQLNPDGSEVRHYYNNGVCASDTSSSRYCSDPMKTRTEVSLEDNFDGMSKAKEAQVGNLKLNLPLDEDDYLMPSPQHTQNASTYMDLISEGCEGQDVNDIRFGEFVSSKRCIDNPEYLMSEESVPPQTLGIPTEPVPLESLSASEESADTTPRPGTSNYMPQRSVEEESMSDHEYYNDLQRELQPLRRNETTV, from the exons ATGGTCGCTGCTCGTGCCTTGTTGTGGTGCCTGTGCCTTGCCGCTTTCGGGACGGTGGACGCCGCCAAACACCGCAACCACCATCCCGTCAACTCAAGACATAAACATTCGGAATTCGTTAAAGGAAAAA tATGCATCGGAACGAACGGTCGAATGTCAGTCCCGTCGAATCGCGACACCCACTACCGGAATCTTCGCGATCGCTTCACCAACTGTACCTACGTAGACGGGAACCTCGAGCTGACATGGCTGGAGAACGAGTCAATGGATTTGTCGTTCCTGAAGTACATACGAGAGGTGACAGGTTACGTCCTAATATCGCatgtgaaagttcacaaaatcGTCCTGCCCCAGCTGCAAATAATTCGTGGGCGGACTCTTTTCAAATTGAACGTGAGAGAAGAAGAATTCGCACTCTTGGTTACTATGTCCACGGCTTTCACCCTGGAGTTACCGGCTCTACGAGATGTACTCCAAGGAAGCGTGGGTATATATAGTAACTTTAATCTTTGCCACGTCAAAACtattaattgggacgaaataaTATCAGGACCTAACGCAAGTTACGTTTACGTTTATAATTTTGCCACTCGGGAAAGGGAATGCCCGCGTTGTCACCCAGCCTGCAAGATGGGCTGCTGGGGAGAAGGTATTGAAAATTGCCAGAAATTCTCTAAAACAATTTGCAGTCCACAGTGTGCGCAGGGACGCTGCTTTGGACCCAATCCGAGAGACTGTTGTAATACGTTCTGTGCAGGTGGATGCACCGGCCCATTGCCCACTCAATGTCTAGCTTGCCGAAACTTTTACGATGAAGGAACATGCTCACAAGAATGCCCTTCAATGCAAATATACAATCCCACCACTTATTCGTGGGAGCCTAACCCCAATGGAAAATATGCATACGGTGCGACATGTGTAAGGAATTGCCCTGAGCATCTCTTAAAAGATAACGGCGCTTGTGTTCGAAGCTGCCCTCCGAATAAAACTGCCGTGAATGGAGAATGTATACCTTGCGTTGGTACTTGTCCCAAGACTTGTCGAGCTGAAAAACCAATTCATTCCGGAAACATTGATTCCTTTAAAGACTGTACTATAATAGATGGTTCTATTGAAATTTTGGAAATGACATTTACTGGATTCCAGCAAGTGAATCAGGACTATTCTTTTGGTGAACGATATCCAAAAATGGAACCAGATGCTTTAGAAGTATTCAGCACTGTTCGCGAAGTCACCGGCTATCTAAATGTTCAAGCACATCATCCGAATTTCACAAGTCTATCTTACTTCCGGAACCTAGAAGTAATAGGAGGACGCCAAGTCGTTGAAAACCTATTTGCATCTCTCTACATAGTCAAAACATCTTTGAAGTCTCTCGGATTAAAATCCTTGAAGAAAGTTAACTCAGGTGCAATAGCCATAATGGAAAACAGAAATCTTTGTTACGCTGACAAAATAGCATGGAATAAACTTGTGAAATCTAAGGACCATAAACAGATCATACAGAAGAACGGCGATCCAAGACAGTGTG aaaaaaacaatttggtATGTGATCCACAATGCTCTGCGGATGGGTGCTGGGGCCCGGGGCCTGATCAGTGCCTCTCCTGTCAAAACTACAATTTCGGCGAAATCTGTATCGATAACTGCAGCGTTCATCCAGG ATTGTACAAGGCTGACCACAAAAGCTGTAAGCAATGTCACTCGGAGTGCCTTGACGGATGCACTGGAGCAAGTCGGGCGAACTGCACCTCCTGTAAGCATGTCCGAGATGGCCCTTACTGTGTTGCCCAGTGTCCTGAATCAAGATATGCCTCAGAAAATGGAACGTGTCACCCATGTCATCCTAATTGCAATAATGGTTGCACGGGTCCTGCGAACACTGTCGGAGAAGGCGGATGTAATTCCTGCAATAAAGCTATAATAAGTGTTGAAGCCACAGTTGAAAGCTGTCTCAAGGAAGACGAACCGTGTCCAGACGGGTATTATAACGAGTGGGTCGGTAACGTTAAACCTTTAGAAGGAAAAGTGAAAATAGCGTGCAGAAAATGCCATCCCCTATGTATTAAATGTGTAGGATTTGGAATCCATGAACAAGTATGTCAAGTATGTAACGGTTTCAAAAGAGGGGATCAATGTGAGGATGAGTGTCCATCAGATCATTTCACTGATGAAATCGGCAGAAATTGTACACCTTGTCACTCAGAATGTAAAGGCTGTACTGGACCTGGTCCCACAGATTGCATCAAATGTAAAAATCTAAAGATATTCTTGGGTGGTTCTGATGCGAGCGACGAAAACGCTCCATTCAACTGCACTGATACATGTCCAGATAATAttcctaataaaatatattttgatgaaCAATTACAAGACCCAATCGAAGAGCCGTATTGTTCTGAACACGCCAATGATATCCCAACCGCAACTGCAAGAACATCAACAGTTTTAGTTATAATTCTGGTCATAGCTTCCTTGTTCTTGGCGGTTCTTGCCATAATTGGATATAATTTCCGTCAAAAAGCAAAAGCAAAGAAAGAAGCTGTCAAAATGACGATGGTGTTGACAGGGTGTGAAGACAACGAACCACTGCGTCCAACTAACGTCAAACCAAATCTTGCCAAATTAAGAATAGTAAAGGAAGCTGAGCTTCGCAGGGGTGGTATGTTAGGATTTGGTGCTTTTGGAAAAGTATACAAGGGCGTATGGGTTCCTGAGGGAGAAAACGTTAAAATACCTGTCGCTATAAAAGTGCTAAAAGAGACAACAGGTGCGAACACTAGTAAAGAATTTTTAGAAGAAGCTTACATAATGGCTAGCGTCGAACATCCAAACCTATTACAACTTCTAGCTGTATGCATGACCAATCAAATGATGCTCATCACTCAGTTAATGCCGTTGGGGTGCTTAGTTGACTATGTGAGAACACATAAAGAGAAAATAGGATCGAAAGCATTCCTTAACTGGTGCACACAAATAGCTAGAGGAATGGCATACTTAGAAGAAAAAAGATTAGTGCACAGGGATTTGGCAGCCCGTAATGTTTTAGTACAAACTCCCAACTCAGTTAAAATAACTGATTTTGGACTAGCCAAGCTATTAGATATAAATGAAGACGAGTACAAAGCAGCTGGAGGTAAAATGCCAATAAAATGGTTGGCACTAGAATGTATACAACATAGAATTTTCACCCACAAAAGTGATGTTTGGGCTTTTGGTGTTACAATTTGGGAGATTCTCAGTTATGGCGCCCGACCTTACGAGAATATCTCAGCACGAAATGTACCCGAACTAATTGAAAATGGATTGAAATTACCGCAACCGAGTATTTGCACGTTGGACATTTATTGTGTTATGGTATCATGTTGGATGTTAGATGCGGATAGCAGACCGACCTTCAAACAACTAGCTGATACATTCGCTGAAATGGCGAGAGACCCTGGTAGATATCTTGTTATTCCTGGAGACAAGTTTATGCGCCTTCCATCCTACTCGACACAGGTA GATGAAAAGGAAATGATAAGAAATTTGTCATCGGCTATGGAAGGTCCAGAATCACTAGTTGATGCCGACGAATATCTACAACCTAAATTCAAAAGTATGACAGGTACAGTGACGACCAACTCCGCTCTCAGTGCGGGCATGGAAACCCAAACCAGCTCACTGAAACCCTGTACATCTTCTTCGTGGCCTAATAATGCTGGTCAAGACGGGGTCCCCGACCCATCTACTAAGCCTGAAAATTGGGATCACGAAATGTTGCGATACAACAATCAACTGAATCCCGATGGCTCAGAAGTACGTCATTACTATAATAACGGCGTATGCGCGTCTGACACTTCGAGTTCGAGATATTGCAGCGATCCTATGAAAACGAGAACCGAAGTATCTTTGGAAGATAACTTCGACGGCATGTCCAAGGCAAAAGAAGCTCAAGTCGGTAATTTAAAACTGAACTTACCGTTGGACGAAGATGACTACTTGATGCCTTCCCCACAACATACTCAGAACGCTTCGACGTATATGGATCTGATCAGCGAAGGCTGCGAAGGACAAGACGTTAACGACATCCGTTTCGGGGAATTCGTGAGTTCTAAACGTTGCATCGACAACCCTGAATACTTAATGTCAGAAGAAAGCGTACCGCCTCAGACGTTGGGTATCCCGACCGAACCAGTTCCACTGGAGTCACTGTCCGCGAGCGAAGAAAGCGCCGATACCACACCTCGTCCAGGTACTAGCAATTATATGCCGCAGCGTTCTGTAGAGGAGGAGTCCATGTCAGACCACGAGTACTACAATGATCTGCAACGAGAGCTCCAACCTCTACGACGGAATGAAACGACCGTCTGA